A genome region from Leishmania mexicana MHOM/GT/2001/U1103 complete genome, chromosome 28 includes the following:
- a CDS encoding phosphonopyruvate decarboxylase-like protein: MLRCCRRALEGNKQLSPEYLVRSLKEHGTSAFFGMPDYYLCPLTSYLADSTAAGEYVMATNCGNAMAMAAGYYLSTLRTPCVFMQNSGIGDSMNPLLTLFNQDAYRMPCLMLISWRGKLDTADEQVKPGLVAQGRLTEHCLAAVGVPYAIMGNSLDVAMNWDVTMDKAYHHLASEKTPFAVLLEPGTLAPYTQRRPDADALPTAPLDHDAVANQVCRQFNATDAFVCSCGSVQESLRRARATVSGDTAAQDLLLADSPGHAAGVATGIALSRPSLQVVCIEGDGAALVHLNAMATNGGLKAMRDVTTGAGLLQNFKHIVVNDGCYSMEGGHTTAAFDASLTGVAKACGYFAVREEPVIELGDLVASLAELRQCDGPAFVEVVVSKTRTSSAEGKVRRNLQAEKLRFSEFLNRPNA; this comes from the coding sequence atgctgcgctgctgccgccgcgctctGGAGGGCAACAAACAGCTCTCGCCCGAGTACCTGGTCCGGTCCCTCAAGGAACACGGCACCAGCGCCTTCTTTGGGATGCCCGACTACTACTTGTGCCCCCTCACCTCGTACCTGGCTGATAGCACGGCAGCGGGCGAGTACGTGATGGCGACCAACTGCGGCAACGCCatggcgatggcggccgGTTACTACCTGTCCACCCTGCGCACCCCATGCGTGTTCATGCAGAACAGCGGGATAGGGGACTCCATGAACCCCTTGCTGACCCTTTTCAACCAGGATGCCTACCGCATGCCATGCTTGATGCTCATCAGCTGGCGCGGTAAGCTCGACACCGCGGACGAGCAGGTGAAGCCGGGGCTGGTTGCACAGGGCCGACTGACGGAACACTGTttggccgccgtcggcgttcCGTACGCGATCATGGGGAACAGCCTCGATGTTGCAATGAACTGGGACGTGACAATGGACAAGGCGTACCACCACTTGGCCTCCGAGAAGACACCGttcgcggtgctgctggagcccGGAACTCTGGCGCCGTACACGCAGCGACGTCCAGACGCGGACGCGCTTCCCACGGCGCCACTTGACCATGACGCGGTCGCCAATCAAGTGTGTCGCCAGTTCAATGCAACGGACGCGTtcgtgtgcagctgcgggagCGTGCAGGAGTctctgcgccgcgcgcgggCGACGGTTTCCGGCGACACAGCCGCGCAGGACCTTCTGCTGGCAGACTCGCCGGGTCACGCGGCAGGCGTGGCGACGGGTATTGCCTTGTCGCGACCGTCGCTGCAGGTCGTCTGCATCGAGGGCGACGGGGCGGCCCTTGTACACCTTAACGCGATGGCGACGAACGGTGGCCTCAAAGCGATGAGGGACGTCACCACCGGTGCTGGACTGCTGCAGAACTTCAAGCATATCGTGGTTAACGATGGCTGTTACTCGATGGAGGGCGGCCATACCACGGCGGCCTTTGATGCCTCGCTGACGGGCGTGGCCAAGGCCTGCGGGTACTTTGCCGTGCGCGAGGAACCTGTGATCGAGCTTGGTGATCTTGTCGCTTCTTTGGCTGAGCTGCGTCAGTGCGACGGGCCAGCCTttgtggaggtggtggtgagcaAGACGAGGACCTCGTCTGCTGAGGGGAAGGTGCGTCGAAATCTGCAGGCGGAGAAGCTTCGCTTTTCCGAATTCTTGAATCGACCTAATGCGTAA